A single window of Salvia splendens isolate huo1 chromosome 8, SspV2, whole genome shotgun sequence DNA harbors:
- the LOC121745163 gene encoding eukaryotic translation initiation factor 3 subunit J-A-like, with translation MEDWEDEPVPDLLSKKELLKSNWDDEDLDEDGIKDSWEDEEEPAKPLPPPEKAVKKTASKPEEKKVKAVEAIKEVPLDPLEEKLRQQRLVEEADFKATTELFSKKGDEKTLDNFIPNSENDFLEYAELISHKLRPYEKSYHYIGLLKSVMRLSLTSLKGADAKEVASSVTAIANEKIKAEKEANASKKKTVGKKKQLHVGKQEDDAVVVDGYDGYDDYDFM, from the exons ATGGAGGATTGGG AAGATGAGCCTGTTCCAGATCTCTTAAGCAAAAAGGAGCTTCTGAAGAGCAATTGGGATGATGAGGATTTGGACGAAGATGGTATCAAGGATTCTTGGGAAGATGAAGAGGAGCCTGCGAAG CCGCTTCCACCTCCTGAAAAGGCTGTTAAAAAGACTGCATCAAAACCAGAAGAAAAGAAGGTGAAAGCTGTTGAAGCCATAAAAGAGGTGCCTTTAGATCCTTTAGAAGAAAAACTTCGGCAGCAGAG GCTTGTTGAGGAAGCTGATTTTAAGGCTACTACAGAATTGTTTTCCAAGAAGGGTGATGAAAAGACTCTGGATAATTTTATTCCAAACAGTGAGAATGACTTTTTGGAATATGCAGAACTCATCTCTCATAAACTTCGTCCATACGAG AAAAGCTATCACTACATTGGTCTGCTCAAGTCTGTTATGAGGTTATCATTGACTTCTTTGAAAGGAGCAGATGCCAAAGAAGTTGCCTCATCTGTTACTGCAATCGCAAACGAAAAGATAAAAGCTGAAAAAGAAGCCAATGCAAGCAAAAAGAAGACAG TTGGAAAGAAGAAACAATTGCATGTTGGCAAACAAGAAGATGATGCAGTGGTGGTTGATGGTTATGATGGTTATGATGACTATGATTTTATGTGA